Proteins from one Mixophyes fleayi isolate aMixFle1 chromosome 9, aMixFle1.hap1, whole genome shotgun sequence genomic window:
- the LOC142101841 gene encoding uncharacterized protein LOC142101841, which translates to MRAAVFSRRELRVLTEAMNNMPSGRYVSNEVKLRAYQRVHRYLRQRFQKHRTTVQLQRRWSDLRRRQPQLLQELRQEITGHAGNDSNAVVEAEKEEAPAVVEAAEAEEEEAGVEAETEAEEEEAEDVQRQQVSGQAEAYAEASPEAEEQGEGQEEVEEGSQPEELFSPCASGAGDWSVEEPEPHQDFEEADSQLVLAQAAEAIVDTPEEEVRDCQPPPPTAEKLFAKMGHFIGNLEAVINQLAQFVADWKTTLAYRASLPK; encoded by the exons ATGAGGGCTGCTGTCTTCAGTCGTAGAGAGCTGAGAGTGTTGACAGAAGCTATGAATAATATGCCCTCTGGCCGCTATGTCAGTAATGAAGTGAAgttgcgggcctatcaaagggtccacAGATACCTGCGCCAGCGCTTCCAAAAGCACCGCACGACTGTACAACTCCagcggcgctggagcgatctccgccGGCGTCAGCCACAGCTGCTCCAGGAGCTACGGCAGGAGAta accgggcacgctgggaatgACAGCAACGCTGTGGtggaggcagagaaggaggaggcgccagctgtggtggaggcggcagaggcggaggaggaggaggcggggGTGGAGGCGGAGactgaggcagaggaggaggaggccgaGGATGTTCAGCGCCAGCAGGTGTCAGGCCAGGCGGAGGCCTACGCCGAAGCCTCACCAGAGGCGGAGGAGCAGGGCGAGGGCCAGGAGGAAGTTGAGGAGGGCTCCCAGCCTGAGGAACTATTTTCCCCCTGCGCCTCTGGGGCTGGTGACTGGTCGGTGGAGGAGCCAGAGCCACACCAAGACTTTGAGGAGGCCGACAGCCAGCTGGTGTTGGCTCAAGCTGCTGAGGCCATAGTAGATA cacccgAGGAGGAAGTTCGGGATTGCCAACCACCACCACCCACTGCGGAAAAATTGTTTGCCAAAATGGGCCACTTCATCGGCAACCTAGAGGCCGTCATCAACCAACTGGCCCAATTCGTTGCTGATTGGAAGACCACATTGGCCTACCGGGCTTCCTTGCCAAAATAG